TAGTTGCGATACCGGCTCCGCCTCCCATGGCCTCTCGCGTTTCTCTTCAACTGCATGCGCTGTCGTGCTAGTTTGGATATCTAAGTAGAAGTGCCTGCCTAACCCCACGTTTCCCCTTGCGTCGACGGGGCGCAGCATGCAGCCCTAACCGCTGCCGTACCGTCTGCATCCCCGTTCGCCTGGGCGAGGAGCAAGGCAGCGAGCCCTTTTGTGCGGTGAAAGGATAAGGCGCTATGATGGTGTACTACACAAAAAAAGGCGGGCCGAGCGAACCGGTGACACGAGGGAGCGTGGATATCGATGCATTAATGCGTCGCACTGGAAGAGGAAAGTCGGACGATTTTGACGGACGAATATCCTATGGATGAACGGAAGCGGGACAGCATGGTTGCTTATCTCCGCCGCCGGATGAAAGAGGTTGGCATCAAGCCAGAAGACCTGGCATCAGTGTTGGCGAGCGACCAATCTGAACAGAAAGAAGCACGCTACCGCAATGCGACGGGCGAGGTTTGGAGCGGCGAAGGGGAAATGCCGCGATGGCTGAAGCAGGCAATTAGCGCCGGGCAATCATTAGAACATTTTGAGTTATCGTCGCAAGCGGCTGTGCCAGAGACGGGTAAAACCGTGGACTGGCGCGATGACCCTTTTGCGGGAAGCCCGCTGGCGCGACGGGATGGTCATTAGCGAAGTCGCCGACAGCGGCGAGCGTCAGTGGCGATTCACCAGGTACTGCCTACAACACCTACGGTTGCCTTGAGTGCCGACGCGATTATAAAGAGGCGCCGCCGGCAGCAAAGCCATGGCGCATTTTTCGACGGAAGCGCCAAAACCCTCACCGTTCTCGAGAGGCACGAGAAACAATATGGATAGCGAATCCATTTTCGAACCTGGGGCGCCTGAGTTTTGCAGTGCAATCCTGTCGACATTGGGCCGACTGTGCGTGAACGCACAGCGTATTCACGACAACAGACCTCATGATGGGTCACTCGCGCGCGTCGTGGGCCGACACCACCGAAATTTTTCAGTGTCGCGCGCGCAACCTGCGGTGAAACGCATGGAGGAACGGTTGGCATGGCTATGGTTAAGCGGCCGGGGGTTGAGCAGAATGCGGGGGCACTTGCCGTGGACGAGTCGGCCGTCGCCAGAATTCGGGAGGCATTGGTTTTCGCAGCGCGCGAGCAGCAGGTCGTGAGCTATCGCGATTTTCATGCTTTCTTCGGAGGCGCGGGTACGCTTCGCAAGCGGTTCGAGTTACTCGACCGCATTGTTCACGAGCTTGCTGACCCGGCCGATGCCGATTATGGCTCGCTGATGGCCAATTCCCAAGGCCTGCCGGGACCGGAGTTTTTGAGGCGGTATCGGGTCTTCCATGCTGACGAGTATGAAATTATCGTTGGCGGCAATGCGTTCTCCCGGCCCAGGTCGGCGCAGCGATTACGGATAGCGTTGACAGAACGTCAGCGCGTCTATCTTCATGCGCGCAACCAGCGGCCTGCGTTCGTGGAAGTTCCCGTCTGGACACCGACCTTAGCCATTCGCAGGCCGGAATTTCCCACAAAACCGTAAGCAGCCAAACTGTCTGCAAGCCGTCCGTGTTTTGGCGCCCATGCAGTGGCGCTTCGACCTCAACGTTGCATCGGCTCGGGTCGATGCAAGCTATTTTCGAACAACGCGCATGCGGCAAGGATGGCTCTCAGGCGTCCGATTGAAAGGGGCTTTGTCACGTAGGCGTTGAAGCCGGCCGCAAGCGCGCGCCTACCGTTGGTCTCGTCTGCGTAGCCGCTGAGCGCAACGAGGTAAATGTCGTCAAGAGATTCATCCCGCCTGATGGCCCTCGCAACATCAAAGCCATCCGCATCAGGAAGACAGATGTCAACGATGGCGACATCCGGCTTGCTCGACTTGAGCCGCCGCATTGCCGCTGCGCCACTATCGGCCGTGTCAACTGAATGTCCGTCGAGCGCGAGCACCGTTGACAAAGACTGCAACGCATCCTCGCAATCATCAACCAGCAGGATGCTTACTGGCTTGACGCCTGGGGGCATTTCTATTCCAGTGTGGCGGTCGGTCGATGGATTGGGCTCGCAGCATATCGGCAGACGGACGGTGACCGTTGTCCCTTTTCCTGTTCCGGCGCTCGCCACATCCAGTGTTCCGTGATGGAGTTCGACGATGCGTTTCACGACGGCGAGTCCCACACCCAGTCCGCCATTCGCTTCTTTTGAACCGCCGCGTGACTGTACGAAGAGGTTGCAAACGGACGCAAGGTCCTCCGCCGCTATGCCTCTTCCGTTGTCTTGTACTGCGATAGTGACCGTCTTTCCGTCGGGCTCGCATGCTGCGCTCAGTAAAATGCGGCCGCCCTCAGGCGTGTAGCGAACCGAGTTCGAAAGAAGGTTGGTGATGACCTGACTCAGGCGCACATGGTCCCCAACCAGGATGATGTCCTTGTCGAGTCCAGTGACGGTCAGTTGCAGTCGGCGTTGTTCAAGCCCATCCTGTACAGACGCTACCGCGTCCGCTGCGATTTCCTTCAGGGACACGTTCTTGATGTCAAGTCGCAGCTTGCCGTGTTGCAGACGAACCGCGTCGAGCAGGTCGTCCATCAGTGTTCGCAATCTGGATATTTGCCGCTTGGCGATGCCCAGCAGAACCAGCGCATTTTCATTGCCGACACAGTAGGCCTTTGTGGCGGTCACAGCGTTGTCTATCGGTCCCATCGGGCCCAGAAGTTCGTGGCTGAGCATCGCGATGAATTTGTCGCGTTGCCGGCTGTCGTTCGCCTTCTGGTCCCGCGCATTCGTCAGCATGAGCGCTGACCCGGCTACCGCTGACAGGCTGGATAGAAGCCGCACGTCTTCACGCTCAAACCGGCAGCTATCGGAATGCGACATGACCCAGATGGCGCCCAGCGGCACGCCATCTGTCTCAATCGGCACCACCAGCCCCTCAGCAATGTGCGCAGGGCCACCGCGAAGGGCTTCGAACGTTTGCAGCGGGTCGACAAGGAGCAGCGACTCCTGTAACTCGAGCGCAATACCGCACGGGCAGTCTTTCCATGCTGTCAGATTGCCGCGCAGGCCGGCCACCTGCCCGGCGACGGCGAGCCAGCGAAAGTAGCGGTGGCCGTCCAGTTCTTCAACAAGACTGATGCCCGCACTCCCGGCGCAGCAGAGTTCAAGGGCGGCATCAACGATTGTCTGCAACAGCACGTCCCGCGGCCCGGTTTGCGCACGGGCCAGTCGCACGAGCGCGCGACTCTCCCGCTCATACTCGGGAGCGCGAGACGGCCGACAGCGCAGTTCTGCAGCGCCTGAAATGATGGCCGTCGAAACAGTTGCCATGGACTTTGCCCCGAGCACCGCAGCGGCTGGAATCACGGGCGGAAGTAAATGTATTCCTGCGCCCGGTCGGGATGAAGCATTTTTTACACTAGGCCACGAACGCACGCGTGTCAAATTTGCCGCACCGCAATGCGCCCGGAAGAGGCGCGAACGTGCGTGAACCGGGATGGGCCCGGAGGGACGGAGTAAGCTTTTATCGAATTCATTGCGGCTTGAAGAGAATCTCTGGTTCCTTCCCAGTCGGACCGCAGCGCATCCAGGACGTCGAACGTGGCTG
This region of Paraburkholderia terrae genomic DNA includes:
- a CDS encoding H-NS family nucleoid-associated regulatory protein, yielding MDERKRDSMVAYLRRRMKEVGIKPEDLASVLASDQSEQKEARYRNATGEVWSGEGEMPRWLKQAISAGQSLEHFELSSQAAVPETGKTVDWRDDPFAGSPLARRDGH
- a CDS encoding hybrid sensor histidine kinase/response regulator — its product is MATVSTAIISGAAELRCRPSRAPEYERESRALVRLARAQTGPRDVLLQTIVDAALELCCAGSAGISLVEELDGHRYFRWLAVAGQVAGLRGNLTAWKDCPCGIALELQESLLLVDPLQTFEALRGGPAHIAEGLVVPIETDGVPLGAIWVMSHSDSCRFEREDVRLLSSLSAVAGSALMLTNARDQKANDSRQRDKFIAMLSHELLGPMGPIDNAVTATKAYCVGNENALVLLGIAKRQISRLRTLMDDLLDAVRLQHGKLRLDIKNVSLKEIAADAVASVQDGLEQRRLQLTVTGLDKDIILVGDHVRLSQVITNLLSNSVRYTPEGGRILLSAACEPDGKTVTIAVQDNGRGIAAEDLASVCNLFVQSRGGSKEANGGLGVGLAVVKRIVELHHGTLDVASAGTGKGTTVTVRLPICCEPNPSTDRHTGIEMPPGVKPVSILLVDDCEDALQSLSTVLALDGHSVDTADSGAAAMRRLKSSKPDVAIVDICLPDADGFDVARAIRRDESLDDIYLVALSGYADETNGRRALAAGFNAYVTKPLSIGRLRAILAACALFENSLHRPEPMQR